The Lucilia cuprina isolate Lc7/37 chromosome 5, ASM2204524v1, whole genome shotgun sequence genome includes a window with the following:
- the LOC111677267 gene encoding general odorant-binding protein 69a: MKFWIIFTIIAVIATLVITNNALEIPEHLKKHARKLHKRCQNQTETPDDIIRSSLKGELPKNKNFECYVHCIFDIIGIMDENNIIRIELLTQVLPEELHPTLTMLSDNCGTKEGSDKCNIAYNTLQCYIDNNPLMVKQDLEFLFD, encoded by the exons atgaaattttggattatttttacaataattgcAGTAATTGCAACTTTAGTAATTACAAATAATGCT TTGGAAATACCGGAGCATCTTAAAAAACATGCTAGAAAATTACATAAACGTTGTCAAAATCAAACAGAAACACCAGATG ATATCATAAGATCAAGTCTAAAGGGAGAGTtacccaaaaataaaaattttgaatgttaTGTACACTGCATATTCGATATTATAGGAAtc atGGATGAAAACAATATAATACGTATAGAACTTTTAACACAAGTTCTACCGGAAGAATTACATCCAACATTAACAATGTTATCGGATAATTGTGGCACCAAAG AGGGAAGTGACAAATGTAATATTGCCTACAATACTTTGCAGTGTTATATTGATAACAATCCTCTCATGGTAAAACAAGATTTGGAATTTCTTTTTGATTAA